The DNA region AGGCCGAAGTCACCGCGGATGGTGCCCGGCGTGGAGTCGGCGGGGTCGGTCTCGCCCATCATGCGGCGGACCTGACGGGTCGCGTCCGCGCCCTGCCAGACCATCGCGAAGACGGGGCCAGAGGTGATGAAGTCGACGAGACCGTCGAAGAACGGCTTGCCCTCGTGTTCGCCGTAGTGTTCGTGGGCGAGGTCTTCGTCGATCTGCATGAACTTCGCGCCGACAAGCTTCAGACCGCGGTCTTCGAATCGGGAGACGATGTCGCCGATGAGGCCGCGCTGGACGCCGTCGGGCTTGACCATCACGAACGTGCGCTCGTCGTGGTGGCTCACTGGTTGGAGCCTCCGCCCGCGCCGCCCGCTTCGGTCCACTCGAGGTCGCGAGATTCACGGCCGAGGTCGGCGTTCTTCTCGCACTTCGAGGAGCAGTAGTGGATGACGGTGCCGTCGGTGCGGACGAACATCGTGCCCGTGCCGGGTTCGATGTCGGCGCCGCAGTAGTCGCAGTCTCGATTCTGTGGCATTGGCTTACTGACCTCCGATGGAGTCCGCGTCACGCTGGGTCTCGCGGAGTTGGAGCACGTCGCCCTCCCGGACGGGACCCAACACGTTTCGCGTGATGATGCGGCCCTGGTTAGAGCCTTCGCGGATGCGGCATTTGACCTGCATGGCCTCGCCGTGCATCCCGGTCTTGCCAACGATCTCGATGACCTCAGCCGAGGTAGAGTCGTTGGTACTCTCTTCTGCGCTCATGGTCGCTTACTGCAGGTCCTCGACCTTCGAGGCGATGTCTTCGACGTCCTCGTCGGCCTCGCCGGCGTCGACGATGGCGGCGGCGGCGCTGCCGACTTCGAGGCCGGCGGCGTGGCCGATGTCGTCCTGCGTCCCGACGAAGATGTACGCGATGCCCTTCTCGTCCGCGAGTTCGGGCAGGTGCATGACGATCTCCTCGGGGGAGACGTCTTCGGCGACGTAGACGAGGTCGGCGTTGCCGCGCTCGATGGCTTTGGTCGTCTCGTTGGTTCCCTTCTTTACCGTACCGGTGTCTCGGGCGACCTCGAGCGCTTCGAGAGCGCGCTCGGCGAGGTCGGCCGGAACTTCGTAATCAACGTAAACTGGCATTGGTTGTTCACCTCCCTGTTCGTAGGCTCGCGCCCCACACCAGATGGTCGGTCCCTGATGGAGTGGAGCTTCATCAACCTCGAACAGGTTGTACACTCCTGTAACGTAGCACCCCATAAAAGCGCTTTCAAAGCGTACAGTGCGTGGTACGCCTGCGCATGGCGGTTTTCAGAAATGAGTGAGCAAACTGTTTGACACGAATCGAGAGGGTGGCGAACGGGTCTAAACTACCGCCGTTCAGACGAAATCGCCATTACCCACAAGCGACCAGTACGGACGATGGACGTGGCCGCCCTCGCCGACCGCCTCCGCGCCGAGGCCGAGCGCGCGAACGAACGCCGACTGCTCGTGTTCGCTGGCGACCGCGACGCCGGCATCGACGCCGCCTACACCGCGCTCGACGCCGCTAATGTGGCCGACGACGACGTGACCATCGTCACCTCGCGCGAAGGCTTCCGGTTCGAGCGTTACGCGCCGAACCACGCCGCGAACCTCCTCGGGCGAACCCGCAAAGCCGTCGTCTTCGACGCCCACGAGAAGTTCTCGCCGAACGCGCTCGGACAGGTCGTCGGTGCCGTCGACGGCGGCGGTCTCCTTCTCCTCCTGACGCCGCCGCTCTCGGAGTGGCCCGACCGACGCGAGTGGTTCGACGACCACCTCGCCGTGCCGCCGTTCGGCCTCGACGACGTGGGGACGCGATTCCGAACGCGACTCGTCGAGACGCTCCACGAGCATCCGGGGGTCGCAATCGTCGACGTCGATTCGGGGAGCATCGAACGCGATGGCCTCACCGACCCGTGGCCCGCGCGGCCGCACGACCCGCCGACGCGCCCCGAGACTGCAAGGCTCCCTGAAGCGGCGTACGACGCCTGTCTCACCGCGGACCAAGCCGACGCCGTCCACACGCTCGAAGCGCTCGGCGACCCCGGCCACGCCGTCGTCGTCGAAGCCGACAGAGGTCGAGGAAAGTCCAGCGCCGCGGGTATCGCCGCAGGTGCGCTCGCCGCAGAAGGAAAGCACGTGCTCGTCACCGCTCCGGCGTTCCGGAGCGCCCGCGAGGTGTTCGTCCGCGCCGCCGCCGTCGTCGAATCGATGGAATGCCGAGTCGACGACGGCGGGGACGAGCGCCGAATCGAGACGACGGCCGGCGGGCGAGTTCGGTTCGTCCCTCCCGTCGACGCCGTCGAACGCCTCGGAGCCTCCGACGAGGGCGACAGCCCCGACGTCGTGCTCGTCGACGAGGCGGCGGCGTTCCCCGTTCGCCGTCTCTCGGCGTTCCTCAACGCACCCGCCGTCGGCTTCTTCACGACCGTTCGCGGCTACGAGGGCGCGGGCCGCGGTTTCTCGGTCCGCTTTCGCGACCGACTCGACGAGAGCGAGTTCGAGGTTTCGGACGTGACCCTCACCGACCCAATTCGCTACGCTGCGGGTGACCTACTCGAAATATGGGCCTTCCGGGTACTGTTGCTCGACGCCCGCCCGCCGGTCGACCAACTCGTCGAAGACGCGACGCCCGAATCGGTCGAGTACCACGGGTTCGACGCCGACGACCTGCTCGCCGACGAGCACCTGCTTCGGCAGGTGTTCGGCCTCCTCGTGCTCGCGCACTACCGAACAGAGCCGAACGACCTCGCGCGGTTGCTCGACGCGCCGAACCTCTCCGTCCGGGCGTTGCTTCACGACGGCCACGTCGTCTCCGTCGCGCTGCTGGCTCGCGAGGGCGGGCTCTCGGAGTCGACACGGCGCGAGATGTACGAAGGCCAGCGCGTCGCCGGGAACATGATTCCAGACGTGTTGACGAGCCAGCTTCGGGACGAGACCGCTGCATCGCCAGTCGGCTATCGGGTACTCCGCATCGCGACGCACCACGCCGTCCGGTCGCGCGGCCTCGGCTCTCGACTGCTCACCGAGGTTCGAGAAGAGGTCTCCAGCGAAGTCGATTGGCTCGGCGTCGGCTACGGGGCGACGCCCGAACTGCTCTCCTTCTGGCGCGAGAACGGGTACGGGACCGTTCACCTCTCGACGACGCGCAACGACACCAGCGGCGAGTACTCCGCGGTGATGCTGAACCCGCTCTCGGAGTCGGGGAGCGCACTCGCCGACCGGCACTCGCGGTGGTTCCGAGACAGGGCAATCGGCGTCCTCTCGGACCCGCTTCGGGATGCGGACCCGGACGTGGTTCGCGCGACGCTCCGTGCGACCGATGCCCCAGTCGACCCGACGCTCTCCGAGCACGAGTGGCGTGTCGTCGTCGGGGCGTCGTACGGCCCCGGCCTCTACGTCGCTGCACCCGAAGCGTTTCGGCGTCTCGCACTAGCGCACCTCATCGACGGCGGGGCGGACCTCTCCGCTCGCGAGGAACGACTCCTTGTCCGCAAAGTGCTCCAGGCTCGTCCGTGGCCCGAAGCGGCCGAAGTGCTCGATTACGTGTCGACCGGACAGTGCATGCGGGCACTCGGCGCGGCGTACCGGCCGCTCGTCGATCGGTACGGTGACGCGGTGGCTCTCGAAGAGCGCGAACGGTACGAAGATTAATCCTCGCGTGGTATCACTACGCATGGACCCGTGCGCCGAGGAAGGGTGTGAGCGACCGGCGGCCGTTCGCCTGTTCATCCCGTGGACCGACGATAGAGACGTCTGTACGGCGCACGCCCGAGTGCAGGTTCAAGCGGACGGCGTCGTCGCGGAGCCGCTCGAGGGAGCCGAGGAGAACTGGCGATGAGAACAGGTACGGGGCCTACGCCATCGACTCATCGGAGGTCGACGGCCATCATCACCTCGTCGACGTACTCGCCCTCGATCAGGTAGTGATCGCGCCGGACCGCCTCCGTCGCCCAGCCGTGTGCCTCGAGGAACTCGATGGCGTTCTCGTTCGTCGCCGGCACGCTGTTGTACAGCTTCTCGAATCCGCGCTTACGGGCCCACTCGACGCCCCGATCCAACAGCGTGCTACCGATGCCGTGGCCTCGGTACTCGGGGATGAGTCCGACGGTCAGTACTGCGGTGTGACTCAGTTTCTCCGCCTCCGGGAGATCGAGGT from Haloprofundus halobius includes:
- the ndk gene encoding nucleoside-diphosphate kinase yields the protein MSHHDERTFVMVKPDGVQRGLIGDIVSRFEDRGLKLVGAKFMQIDEDLAHEHYGEHEGKPFFDGLVDFITSGPVFAMVWQGADATRQVRRMMGETDPADSTPGTIRGDFGLDLGRNVIHGSDHEDEGANEREIGLFFDDDELLDYERVDEQWLYEDEDH
- a CDS encoding 50S ribosomal protein L24e, which translates into the protein MPQNRDCDYCGADIEPGTGTMFVRTDGTVIHYCSSKCEKNADLGRESRDLEWTEAGGAGGGSNQ
- a CDS encoding 30S ribosomal protein S28e, with product MSAEESTNDSTSAEVIEIVGKTGMHGEAMQVKCRIREGSNQGRIITRNVLGPVREGDVLQLRETQRDADSIGGQ
- the rpl7ae gene encoding 50S ribosomal protein L7Ae, which translates into the protein MPVYVDYEVPADLAERALEALEVARDTGTVKKGTNETTKAIERGNADLVYVAEDVSPEEIVMHLPELADEKGIAYIFVGTQDDIGHAAGLEVGSAAAAIVDAGEADEDVEDIASKVEDLQ
- the tmcA gene encoding tRNA(Met) cytidine acetyltransferase TmcA, with protein sequence MDVAALADRLRAEAERANERRLLVFAGDRDAGIDAAYTALDAANVADDDVTIVTSREGFRFERYAPNHAANLLGRTRKAVVFDAHEKFSPNALGQVVGAVDGGGLLLLLTPPLSEWPDRREWFDDHLAVPPFGLDDVGTRFRTRLVETLHEHPGVAIVDVDSGSIERDGLTDPWPARPHDPPTRPETARLPEAAYDACLTADQADAVHTLEALGDPGHAVVVEADRGRGKSSAAGIAAGALAAEGKHVLVTAPAFRSAREVFVRAAAVVESMECRVDDGGDERRIETTAGGRVRFVPPVDAVERLGASDEGDSPDVVLVDEAAAFPVRRLSAFLNAPAVGFFTTVRGYEGAGRGFSVRFRDRLDESEFEVSDVTLTDPIRYAAGDLLEIWAFRVLLLDARPPVDQLVEDATPESVEYHGFDADDLLADEHLLRQVFGLLVLAHYRTEPNDLARLLDAPNLSVRALLHDGHVVSVALLAREGGLSESTRREMYEGQRVAGNMIPDVLTSQLRDETAASPVGYRVLRIATHHAVRSRGLGSRLLTEVREEVSSEVDWLGVGYGATPELLSFWRENGYGTVHLSTTRNDTSGEYSAVMLNPLSESGSALADRHSRWFRDRAIGVLSDPLRDADPDVVRATLRATDAPVDPTLSEHEWRVVVGASYGPGLYVAAPEAFRRLALAHLIDGGADLSAREERLLVRKVLQARPWPEAAEVLDYVSTGQCMRALGAAYRPLVDRYGDAVALEERERYED